ACCTCATACGTATCCGGGTTTTGTTTCTCTGCATCGGTCTTACTGCCATCGGAAGCCGTTTCGGCAACATCCACAGGTTTAACCTCTGCCTTGACGGTGGATACTTCCATACCCGAATAGATCGCATTGTATTTCTCAACAAATTGTTCCTTGTTCATGCCCGACTCTTGCAGCGAAGCAGATGTCATCAAGGTGTACAACTGGTCAAACTCTTTTTTTTGCAGATGCTCTATGTATTGATTCACGGTAGTCTGGGGTTTGGCCTCTGCTTCTTTGTTATTCTGCATGTATAGATACATTCCGATTCCACCTGCAAACAAGATGGGCAGCAGTCCGTACATTAATTTACGTTTGGATTTCATGGTTACATCACCTCTAATATACACTATAGATTTCCAGAGCCATTTAAACAATGAAACAAATCTGACGAATTTATCATTAAAAATAGCCGAAAGCTCACATAATATGTTTAAATAAGGATAGTGAGATTACATACTAAAGCTTTTTTGCTATGCAAAAGGCTGAAAAGGAGCCCGATGATGGAAATCAGCTATTTTTTACTCCCCAAAGCCGAAGTGGCCTATATCAAGTCTACCGCTTCCATGAAAGATGCTATTGAGCAATTGGAATCGCAACACTACACCGCCATTCCCGTGATTGACCAGGATGGAAAATATGTTGCTACCCTGTCCGAAGGCGATTTGTTATGGAAAATGCGAAATACACCCGGATTGACTTTTGATACGATGGATCAGGTTCAAGTCCATGAGATTAACAATCGGGTATATAATGAATGTGTATTCATTGAGGCTGAAATGGAGGATATGCTGACACTTGCAGCAGACCAAAATTTTGTGCCTGTGGTGGATGTCGATCGTGTCTTCCTCGGTATAATCCGTCGTAAGGATATTATTGAATACTATACGCGTAACATTTCGGATTAGATGAAGCCAAACATCCCGTAATAATCGAAAGGGTACTCCTGTGGTCATATTTTGGCCAAACCGGGGTACCCTTTTTGTTTCATGGTATGGTCGGAATCACTCTACTTGCGTTTAGCCCGCTCTTCAATGTAATAACTCAACACGTCCCTCGGGCTTCCCTGAAATGCACGCTCTCTGCCGAACTCATACGCCTGATGCAGATACAAATACGCCTCGTCATGCTGTTCAAGTCTCATGCAGATCATGCCGAGATCGATCAACGGACTCGTATTTCTATCCGAACTCCGCGTTTGCAACGATATCTCAGCCCACGGCTTCGCCAGTCCATACTGCTTCAGATCGATATGTGCATTCGCATGACAGGATGCGATCCAGCTTGCAATCTCCCATTCCATCTTCGGCTCGGGCAACATGCCCCATGCCTGATCATAATAGATAAGTGCTTGTTCATGCTGCTGCGTCTCATCCAGCACATTACCGGCTTCTACCGTTTCTACAATTTGTCGCTCCAGTTCGGCATGTTCCGGTGTCAGATCTTTCATTGTACCGTCTCCTCCTCCAGGACGAAATACCACTCCAGAAAAGCATTGAAATCAGCCCACTGTGGCTCACTCTCGCCATTAAGAAACCGTTCAATCGATTCGCCCAGTTCCACCAGCACCACTTCTCCCGTCTGACGGTTGTAGAAAAAACCACCTTCACCTTCAAAACTGTCCAGTGGAATATACGCCTCGGGAAGTCCCAGTGTAAGCTGTGCTACATTCATGTCTTCCATATATACGGTGTTCTCCATAAACCAGCAGATCTGATACAACTCCTGATGCCTGCTGTAGAAAGTCGGTCCATCCTCTGCATGTAGATAAAATTGTGCAAAATCCGACTGAAGATCAATCTCCAGCTTTTGCAATGCTTCTTCATATGCTGCTGGAACATCTTCATGCCACCAGCCTTGCTCCTGGCAATGATCAATCACTTTATTGGATAACATCGCAGACCTCCTAATTCAATTTTGCTCACACAAATTTTACAGGTATCCAGACTTGGGGAGGTGTGCAGTGACCTTTGTACACTTCAAGTTCCGGAATCCCTGCATGCTGATATGAAGTGGAAGGAAACCACTCTGTCATAATATGGTGCCATAACCTTTGTATCGCTTCCGGCTTTAATTCATCCGCTTCAAATACAACCCAATGGGACGCGGGAAGTTCGATGGACACCAAACCTTCAGGCACCTCACCTGAGTGAGAGGTAGCAATCCAGTACTCCATTTGATTGTCATGCAGCTCTCGCTGATCTACACAGATGCCCACCAAACCGGGAATAGCTCCGTTATTGAACCCG
The nucleotide sequence above comes from Paenibacillus sp. W2I17. Encoded proteins:
- a CDS encoding CBS domain-containing protein, producing the protein MEISYFLLPKAEVAYIKSTASMKDAIEQLESQHYTAIPVIDQDGKYVATLSEGDLLWKMRNTPGLTFDTMDQVQVHEINNRVYNECVFIEAEMEDMLTLAADQNFVPVVDVDRVFLGIIRRKDIIEYYTRNISD
- a CDS encoding GyrI-like domain-containing protein → MNVNDNVIEQQSLTFVGIKRTFSCVDGENLRGIPKMWKDALADGIEERLNGFNNGAIPGLVGICVDQRELHDNQMEYWIATSHSGEVPEGLVSIELPASHWVVFEADELKPEAIQRLWHHIMTEWFPSTSYQHAGIPELEVYKGHCTPPQVWIPVKFV